DNA sequence from the Terriglobales bacterium genome:
ATGTACGCGAGCACCTGCTGCGCGATGCGGGCGAACACCGGCGCTGAAATCTGTCCGCCCTGGTGCAAACCGACGGCCGAATCCAGGCTGACCACGATGGTCAAGGCAGGATTGTTGACGGGCGCAAAGCCGGCAAAGGTCGCTACGTACCTGGTTCGCGAATAAGTGCCGGTGTTGGGATCAATCTTCTGCGCGGTCCCGGTTTTGCCGGCGGAGGTATAGCCGTCCAGGATGGCGCGCCGCCCGGTGCCGAACAGCACCACTCCTTCCAGCATCCTCTTCATCTGCGCCGCGGTCAGGGTGGAAATCACACGGTGCTGCTGCGGGCGCTGAAAAGCGATCATCTGCGGAGTCTGGCGCGGGGGCAGCACGCCGGCCACGAGGCGCGGCGGCGTGTACATGCCGTCATTGGCGATCGAGGAGACCATCGACGCCAGTTGCAGCGCGGTCACCCCAATCTCCTGCCCGATCGACATCGCTCCAATCGAAACCTTTGACCAGCGATTCACCGGCTTTGCCATGCCCTTGGTTTCGCCGGGAAGTTCAATGCCGGTCTGCTGTCCGAAACCGAATCCGCGGATGTAGTGGTAGAAGCGCTCGTCGCCGACGCGCATGCCGACCTTGACCGCAGCCACATCGCTGGAGTGGGCCAGCGCGTCCTTGATCGGCACCACCCCCATCTTGTGCAGGTCATGGATGCGAATGCCGCCGACGGTGATGACGCCGCCCTGGCAATCAATCGGGTCTTCCGGCTTCACCAGGTGTTCCTCGAGGGCGGAAGAATAGGTCACGATCTTGAATACCGAGCCGGGTTCGTAGATGTCGCTGACGGCGCGGTTCTTCAGCGCAGTCGCGGCGGCATCTTTATAGATGTTGGGATTGAACGTTGGCCGGTTTGCCAATGCCAGGATCTCGCCGGTGCGCGGGTTCTGCACCACGATGGTGCCGGCCTCGGCGCGGGTGTCGCGCATTGCCTGCTCGAGTTCCTTCTCAACGATGTACTGGATTTTTTCGTCGATCGTGAGCACGACGTTGTCGCCGGGGTCGGGCTGCTTCTCGACGCGGCCAAACCACTTGCGGCGGGCGTCCATGGTGATCAGCATCTTGCCGGGCGTGCCGTGCAATCGCGCATCGAAGGCGTGCTCAATACCGCCCAAGCCTTCGTCGTCCAGCCCGACGTATCCGATGGTTTGCGCCGCCAGTTCGCGCTTGGGATAGAAGCGCTTGGGCTCCTTTTGGAAGTAGATTCCGCGCAGATTCATGGCGCGGAGGCGCTCGCTGGTTTCCCCGTCCACCTTGCGCGCAATCCAGGCGAAGGAATGCGATGCCTTCAGGCGAGCGACGATCTCCCGCGCATCGCCGTGTACCACGCGCGCCAGAAGATTGGCCGTGTTCTCCGGATCGGGGATTTCGCTGGGGACGGCGAACACCGAGTCCACCGAAACCGACATGGCCAGCTCGTGACCGTTGCGGTCGTAGATGATGCCGCGCCGCGGCGACACCGGAATCGTGCGCTGCTGCTGGCGTTGCGCCCGCTGCAGCCACTCCCCGTAACGGATGATTTGCAATTGAACCAGGCGCAGGCCAATCAGCCCGGACCAGAAGAAAAGCAACGCCCCCAGCAGGTAGAGTCTTTTTCTCGGGTCCTTGAGGAGGCTAATGCCTGCCACGCGTATCACCTGCATTCGAGGGCGCAATGCGAAAGGGTTTCACGTTTCGCGTTTCGCGTTCATCCGGCAGTTTCGGACACTCCATCGCGGCGTGAAACGAGAGACGTGAAACGAGAAACCTTACGGCAACGAAACCACGGCGACGTCGGCACGCGCCATCACCGGCACGCCAGGATCCTTCGCGGTCGGCTCGATGCGCACTACCTGCCCGGCATGCGGCGTTTCCAGTCCCATCTGCCGCGCCAGCATGTCAATGCGTTCCGGGTCTCTGAGCGAGGCTTCTTCCAGCCTCAGGGCACGATTGGTCTCGACCAGGCTTTCGCGTTGCGACTTGAGCGCTTCAATCTTGTATCCGTATTCGACGGCGCTGAAGTGCTGCCATGCGTACACCATGACCAGCAGGAACAGAATGGCCATGGCGAAAGCGAATTGCGTCATCTCGCGGCTGCGCCTGGTGTCGGTTACCCGCACCAGCCTGGAATTGTCGATGGCCTTGGTGAAGTAGACCTCAGGCGTGCCGCTCCAACCGCGGCGGCTGGCCCAAATCTGCGAACTTGTGGCCCCGGCTGCCATTTACGCCACCCCGATCATCGTCGCCTGCGACTCAGTCGGGCGATAAGCAAAGTGCAACCACTGCTCTTCGAGCGGCGGTTGCGCGCTATGAGCGTGATCTTCCGCCCGCTCCACCATTTCCACCAGTTCGTCGATTACCAACCCCTTGAACATTCCGCACCTCCGATACTGCTCGCTTCTGATCCTTCCCGGGACGGCACCGAATGGAAGGATTTTGTTTTGTGGAACTACCTTTTCGCCCTAATCAGAGAGGCGATGCCGCCCCGGAAACTTTTTTATCGTGAAACGATGTTTTTCACATTTTCCACGATCTTTTCCACCGCCCGCAGCTTCGCGCTGCGCGACCGCGGATTCGCCGCCACTTCTTCTTCCGTCGCCGTGACCGGCTTCTTGGTCAACAGCCGGTACCAGCCGCGCTGCGCGCCGTCCCGGAACGCGTCCTTCACGATCCGGTCTTCCAGCGAATGGAAGCTGATGATCACCAGCCGTCCGCCTTGCCTGAGGACGCCGGGCGCGCGGTCGTGCTGGAGCAGCGCCTGCAGATCGTCCAGTTCGCGGTTTACGAAGATTCGGAGAGCTTGAAAGGTGAGCGTCGCCGGATGAATCGGCCCGGGTTTCATTGGCCCGGCCGCGGCCCCTACGACCTCCGCCAACTGCTTCGAGGTTCGTATCGGCCGCGACCGGACAATGGCTCTGGCGATTCTCCGCGACCTCCTTTCCTCACCGAATTCGTAAATCAAGTCAGCAAGCTCGCGCTCGCTGAGCTGGTTTACCACCTGTTCGGCAGTCATTGGGGCGACTGGATCCATCCGCATGTCGAGCGCGCCCTCCGCCTGGAAGCTGAACCCTCGCGCCATGTCCGCCAGCTGCAGCGAACTCAACCCCAGGTCGGCCAGGATTCCGTCGGCTTGGTTTTCTCCGACGAATTCCGCAACCCGGGCGAACGATGCGTTGATCAGCTCTACCTCCGGCCAGTTACTTTGCCGGCCGGCCGGCGGACGCAGCCGCTCGCGGGCGATGGTCAGTGCCTTGGGGTCCTTATCGAGCCCAATCAAACGACCCAGTGGGCCGAGGCGTCTTGCGAGCTCGAAACTGTGCCCGCCCAGCCCCACCGTGGCGTCGATATAGGTACCGCCAGGCTTGACTGCCAGAAAATCGATCGCTTCTTTTAAAAGAACTGAAACATGGCCAGCCTGCTGTTCCCGATTGCCATGTCCGCCCCTGGGGGCGAGTTCGTCTTTCCCATGCACCGCTAAATGCCCAGTTCGTCCAGGTTCTTCTCGTCATCGGCCGTGAAGGGTTCTGCCACTTCCTTGCGGACCGCTTCCATGCTCCGGACTTCCAGGTGGTTCAGGTAGCCCATCACCGCTACATCGCCCTTCAGGTCTGCCGCGTCGCGCAGCAACTGGGGCAGCAGCAAGCGTCCCTGGGCGTCCATCTCCACCACCTGACCCCAATAGTTGGTGTGGGTGAGAAACTTTTTCTTCGCCGGATTGAAATTGGAGAGCGTGGACAGCCTCTGCTCGATCCTCTCCCATTCCTCGAAGGGATACATCTGGGCAACCTTGCCATCCAGCGAGGTGATGTAAAATTTCACGGCATACTTCTCGTCGATCACGCGCTTGAATTCGGCGGGGACCTTGAGGCGTCCCTTTTCGTCGACGCGGGTTGGGTGATTGCCGCGAAACATTCGGGTGATTCCGTTTCCAGGCTGCTGATCCGACAGCCACGGAGGCCAAAACGGTCAAAAGTTGCTTCAGTTCGGCGTCGTTAGGGTCGAATTGGGGGAATTTCTCGATCATTCCACTGCCGCCCCTCGCGGGGCGCTGGCTACCCAGAACGATCCGACTTCTTTCCACTTTCAACCACTTTTGACCACATCCTACGCCTAAGTAGTTGCTTGTCAATAGTAATTTTTTAGGTCTTCCGATTACCCCTGCACGAAGTCTTTCAGTTGCCTGCGGACAGCGCCGGACGGTTTCTACCGATTGGATACCTGGCAAACGCAACTACAAGGAATAGGGTTTACCATTCTGGTTCACCCACGGGGCGGCCCAATATCGAGCGATGCCGCAGTTTTTTGAAACCTCGCAGTTCGTAGCGGTGGATGTTGAACGCGCCTTCCGCTTCTTTGCCGACCCGCAAAACCTGCCGCAGATCAGCCCGCCCCGATCCGGGGCGCGTCTGGTTCGCCTCGACCTGGTCTCGCCCGCTGGGCATCCCGGCCTTGCCGGCGCAGGCTCGGAGATCGAGATTTCGGTTCGCCTGTTTCCGCCTCTTCCCTTTCGCGGGCGGTGGCTGGCGCGCATCGTGGACTTTGAATACGGCTCGTATTTTCGCGACCGGCAAGTGCGCGGCCCATTCCAGCGTTGGGACCACACCCACGCGTTTGAAGCGAGCGGATCGGGAACTCTGATCAGCGACACGGTGGAGTACGAGGTGGGACGAGGCAAAATCGGCGGCATCGCGAACGCGATGTTCATCCGCCGCGCGCTGCAGGAAATGTTCGACTACCGCCAGCGCGCCGCCGAACGGCTGCTGCGATAGGCGGACTTCGTCTTAAAAGCGTGGGACGAACATCGCGAGCGGAATTCATAGAGGCCCGACGGAGCTCCGCCCTTTATACTGGCGTGTCCGCAATCCTTGCCGAATCCCGCCTGGGAGGCGATGAATCCAATGAATGCAGTCTTCTTTTTTTTCCTAATACTGATGACAGCTTCTCTGACCAGCACACCCGCTCTCGCCGCCGACAAGACTGAACCTGCCAAGCCCCCGGTAGCGAGGGTGATTCCCAAGGACGTCACCGTGCACGGCGATTCCCGCATCGACAACTATTTCTGGCTTCGCGAAAAGCAGAACCCCGAGGTCGCCGCCTACCTGGAAGCCGAGAACGCTTACGCCAGCGCGGTCATGCATGGCACCGAGGGGCTGCAGGATTCGCTCTACAAGGAAATGCTCGGGCACATCAAGCAGACTGACGTGCAGGTTCCCTATCGCGAGGGCCCGTACTGGTATTACTCGCGCACGGAAGAAGGCAAGCAGTACCCGATTTTCTGCCGCAAGTCAGGCTCGCTCGAAGCGCCGGAGCAAGTGATTCTCGATGTCAACGAACTTGCGCAGGGCGAGAAGTTCATGGCCGTGGGTGTGCAAGTCGTCAGCGATGACGCCAACCTGCTCGCCTATTCCACCGACAACACCGGCTTCCGCCAGTACAAACTTCAGGTCAA
Encoded proteins:
- a CDS encoding penicillin-binding transpeptidase domain-containing protein, with product MAGISLLKDPRKRLYLLGALLFFWSGLIGLRLVQLQIIRYGEWLQRAQRQQQRTIPVSPRRGIIYDRNGHELAMSVSVDSVFAVPSEIPDPENTANLLARVVHGDAREIVARLKASHSFAWIARKVDGETSERLRAMNLRGIYFQKEPKRFYPKRELAAQTIGYVGLDDEGLGGIEHAFDARLHGTPGKMLITMDARRKWFGRVEKQPDPGDNVVLTIDEKIQYIVEKELEQAMRDTRAEAGTIVVQNPRTGEILALANRPTFNPNIYKDAAATALKNRAVSDIYEPGSVFKIVTYSSALEEHLVKPEDPIDCQGGVITVGGIRIHDLHKMGVVPIKDALAHSSDVAAVKVGMRVGDERFYHYIRGFGFGQQTGIELPGETKGMAKPVNRWSKVSIGAMSIGQEIGVTALQLASMVSSIANDGMYTPPRLVAGVLPPRQTPQMIAFQRPQQHRVISTLTAAQMKRMLEGVVLFGTGRRAILDGYTSAGKTGTAQKIDPNTGTYSRTRYVATFAGFAPVNNPALTIVVSLDSAVGLHQGGQISAPVFARIAQQVLAYMNVPHDSEIKNDKRLQLRASAKDEDLNEGSSDRLGGGLEIADNGAPAPQTPKPAPVIAGPPAPKFSPAALSTKTAVPSAASVVTTAVSQPPAEEHPGGGTVVLDVGGGVSVPSFAGKTLRSAIEEAQDAGVEIEAIGSGVARDQSPAPGTRVPNGARISVRFSR
- a CDS encoding cell division protein FtsL; protein product: MAAGATSSQIWASRRGWSGTPEVYFTKAIDNSRLVRVTDTRRSREMTQFAFAMAILFLLVMVYAWQHFSAVEYGYKIEALKSQRESLVETNRALRLEEASLRDPERIDMLARQMGLETPHAGQVVRIEPTAKDPGVPVMARADVAVVSLP
- the rsmH gene encoding 16S rRNA (cytosine(1402)-N(4))-methyltransferase RsmH, producing the protein MHGKDELAPRGGHGNREQQAGHVSVLLKEAIDFLAVKPGGTYIDATVGLGGHSFELARRLGPLGRLIGLDKDPKALTIARERLRPPAGRQSNWPEVELINASFARVAEFVGENQADGILADLGLSSLQLADMARGFSFQAEGALDMRMDPVAPMTAEQVVNQLSERELADLIYEFGEERRSRRIARAIVRSRPIRTSKQLAEVVGAAAGPMKPGPIHPATLTFQALRIFVNRELDDLQALLQHDRAPGVLRQGGRLVIISFHSLEDRIVKDAFRDGAQRGWYRLLTKKPVTATEEEVAANPRSRSAKLRAVEKIVENVKNIVSR
- a CDS encoding division/cell wall cluster transcriptional repressor MraZ — encoded protein: MFRGNHPTRVDEKGRLKVPAEFKRVIDEKYAVKFYITSLDGKVAQMYPFEEWERIEQRLSTLSNFNPAKKKFLTHTNYWGQVVEMDAQGRLLLPQLLRDAADLKGDVAVMGYLNHLEVRSMEAVRKEVAEPFTADDEKNLDELGI
- a CDS encoding SRPBCC family protein — translated: MPQFFETSQFVAVDVERAFRFFADPQNLPQISPPRSGARLVRLDLVSPAGHPGLAGAGSEIEISVRLFPPLPFRGRWLARIVDFEYGSYFRDRQVRGPFQRWDHTHAFEASGSGTLISDTVEYEVGRGKIGGIANAMFIRRALQEMFDYRQRAAERLLR